In Schaalia sp. JY-X169, the following are encoded in one genomic region:
- a CDS encoding PLD nuclease N-terminal domain-containing protein, protein MARIMLVVLALAITIYAISDWVSRSRTWTPGRVNRWVWLAVIVLIPIIGPLAWIIVGLVTRAEQRRVGTSPDSSPPRSSRPDDNPEALSDLADRISRRQHRSRPVRRPNDSPQMPPSDEDDDTNQTGDEDEEDA, encoded by the coding sequence ATGGCACGCATCATGCTGGTGGTACTCGCCCTCGCGATAACGATTTACGCAATCTCCGATTGGGTATCTCGGTCACGCACGTGGACGCCCGGCCGCGTCAATCGTTGGGTTTGGTTAGCCGTCATCGTGCTCATTCCGATAATCGGGCCACTTGCATGGATCATCGTGGGGCTTGTTACCCGTGCGGAACAGCGCAGGGTCGGCACTTCTCCCGACTCGAGCCCACCCCGGTCCTCGCGCCCCGACGACAATCCTGAAGCACTTTCCGACCTTGCGGACCGCATCTCTCGACGTCAGCACCGCAGCCGCCCAGTTCGCAGACCCAACGATTCTCCTCAGATGCCACCTTCAGACGAGGACGACGACACCAACCAGACGGGTGACGAGGACGAAGAGGACGCCTAG
- a CDS encoding 1,4-dihydroxy-2-naphthoate polyprenyltransferase, translating into MASAKDWLEGARLRTLPAAAAPVLVGGGAAFNLGAFSIGKSLLALGVALALQIGVNLANDYSDGIRGTDQDRVGPTRLTASGLVPARQVLAFALFTFGVAGVLGLALIAWSGHWWMVAVGLASVGAAWFYTGGSRPYGYMGVGLSELFVFVFFGLVATVGTTYVQTTNLPWWVWCAASGIGLISVALLMVNNIRDIPTDSQVGKNTLAVRLGDGASRVAYTVMIVGGLLLGAVALAGVGNTYWWLIAAALLLAGLPGAVTIAKGAKGLALLGSLRNTGLYALAYGVLVGAGLALSSAI; encoded by the coding sequence ATGGCTTCTGCAAAAGACTGGCTCGAGGGCGCACGACTGCGCACACTCCCCGCCGCGGCCGCACCCGTCCTCGTCGGTGGAGGTGCTGCCTTCAATCTTGGTGCGTTCTCAATAGGGAAATCCCTCCTCGCCCTCGGCGTCGCACTGGCCCTGCAAATTGGGGTCAACCTAGCCAATGACTATTCAGACGGAATTCGCGGTACAGACCAGGACCGGGTCGGTCCCACGCGCCTCACTGCAAGCGGGTTGGTTCCAGCCCGCCAAGTGCTTGCCTTCGCCCTCTTCACCTTCGGTGTTGCAGGTGTTCTAGGACTCGCGCTGATCGCTTGGTCCGGACACTGGTGGATGGTGGCCGTAGGCCTTGCTAGCGTCGGCGCCGCGTGGTTCTACACGGGAGGCAGCCGCCCCTACGGCTACATGGGAGTTGGACTGTCGGAACTATTCGTCTTCGTGTTCTTCGGCTTGGTTGCAACCGTTGGCACAACCTACGTTCAAACCACCAACCTGCCGTGGTGGGTGTGGTGCGCAGCGAGCGGGATAGGGCTGATCTCTGTCGCTCTCCTTATGGTCAACAACATTCGCGACATCCCCACGGACTCCCAGGTCGGCAAGAACACCCTGGCTGTACGGCTGGGAGACGGGGCATCCCGTGTCGCCTACACGGTGATGATCGTCGGTGGTCTGCTACTTGGGGCAGTCGCGCTTGCCGGTGTCGGGAACACCTACTGGTGGCTCATCGCGGCGGCGCTCCTACTTGCTGGGCTACCCGGGGCAGTGACTATCGCCAAGGGCGCAAAGGGCCTGGCCCTCTTGGGTTCCCTACGGAATACCGGGCTTTATGCGCTTGCCTACGGAGTTCTTGTGGGTGCTGGCTTGGCACTGAGCTCTGCTATTTAG